The genomic DNA CCAGCCGCAGTTCCTGCCCTCGAAATATTTGCGCTTCGCGGTCGATTTCGACGGCGACGGGCGGCGCGACATCTGGCGCTCGGTGCCGGATACGCTCGCCTCCATCGCCAACTATCTCAAGCAACACGGCTGGACGGAGGCGGCGCATTGGGGCGTCGAGGCGGCGGTGCCGGCGGCGGTTTCCTGCGCGCTCGAAGGCCCCGAACAGGGCCGACCGCTCGCCGACTGGCGCGAGGCCGGCGTCACGCGCATCGACGGCCAAGCGCTGCCGGGGGCGGCGCGGGAGACGCGCTTCTTGATGATGCCGGCGGGCCGGCTCGGCCCCGCCTTCATCGTTTCGGAGAACTTCTACGTGCTGAAGACCTATAACGAGTCCGATCTCTATGCCCTGCTGATCGGCCATCTGGCCGACCGGCTGCGCGGCGAAGGCCGGATCAAGGGCCGCTGGGGCACCGTCGCGGGCTTTACGCGCGGCGAGGTGCGCGTTCTGCAGGAGCACCTCCTCGCTTCCGGCCACGACGTTGGCGGCGCCGACGGCCTGGTCGGCTTCAAGACGCGCATCGCGCTCGGCATCTGGCAGGCGGCAAACGGGCTTCGGCCGACCTGCTTTCCCGACCGGGACCTGATCGGCAGCCTGAGGTAGGAGCGGCTTGGCGGCGATCGACGGGCGTTCATCGTCCCGTCACGGTCCGGTCATCGCCTTGTCAAGCAGGAGCGCTAGCAGGGAGGTGGACCACTCACAGGGAGTGGACCACTCACAGGGAGACTTGCCATGACGCTTCGATCCTGCATGCTCGCCACCACCGCCTTGGCGACCCTGGCGTTGGCGCCGGCCGCGTTCGCCGGCGGCGATCCTGT from Hyphomicrobiales bacterium includes the following:
- a CDS encoding lytic murein transglycosylase; the protein is MTVRSGLAAGLAVAIAGAVVLAALAAGAPAAAETQSRQEVEARFRGWLEDEVWSDARARGVSRLTFEKAFAGVRLDWSLPDLGPPGGAAKGPEIQWQAEFLSPARYFAESKVDPLVRIGRDLMGRWRKTLEAVERGYGVAPEIVVAIWGSESAFGRAALPRPVLSTLATMAFLGNRRETFYPELLAALQILEGDHIPLSEMRGSMAGALGQPQFLPSKYLRFAVDFDGDGRRDIWRSVPDTLASIANYLKQHGWTEAAHWGVEAAVPAAVSCALEGPEQGRPLADWREAGVTRIDGQALPGAARETRFLMMPAGRLGPAFIVSENFYVLKTYNESDLYALLIGHLADRLRGEGRIKGRWGTVAGFTRGEVRVLQEHLLASGHDVGGADGLVGFKTRIALGIWQAANGLRPTCFPDRDLIGSLR